The Lysobacter luteus genome contains the following window.
CGACGACACGTCACCGTGCGCCATCGCGACGTCGACGCCGGCGTCCTTCATCCGCGCCTGCCACTCGCGCCCACGGGATTCGTCGCGGTAATTGGTCGCGACGCGGTGGCCCATCGCGGCCAGCCGCTTCACGATCGAGGTGCCAATGCCACCGGTGCCACCGGTGACCAGTGCAACGCGAGACTGCATGTCGTTCTCCCTCCCCGTGCCCGAAGGCAGTCTAGCCCCGCTTTGTGAATTGTCCGTTGCGCGCTGCGGAGGTCAGGACGGGAGAGCACCTCGGCCAATGTCGACGACAGGGCCCACCGGCCTTGTGCCGATCGATTGGGGGCGGAACCCGGCCCGTGCGCAGGCCAGCAACCCCGCGACCGAGGTCGCCTCCGCCAGCACGGCCGGGTCCTGGCCCAGGCTCGCCCAGGCATGCCGCAGTGCCGGCAGCGGGTCGGCCGGGTCGACGGGCCACGCCTCCTCGGACTTGGACAGCTTCTGTCCGTCCGCACCGGTCACCAGTGGCAGGTGCGCATGGCGGGGCACGGTTACCCCGAGCGCGCGCTGGAGGAGGATCTGCCGGCCGGTGGAATCGAGCAGGTCCGCGCCGCGGACCACCTCGGTGATGCCCTGGTCGGCATCGTCCACCACCACGGCGAGCTGGTAGGCCCAGTAGCCGTCAGCGCGGCGAAGTACGAAGTCGCCCACCGTGGCCCACACGTCCTGCGCCTGCCGGCCGCGGACCAGGTCGTCGAAGGCCACGCGGGAGCCGGCCGGCACACGGAAGCGCACAGCCGGGCGCGCGCGACGACGGGTCGCGACGCACTGGTGGTGGATGCCGCCGTTCGCGGCCAGGTCCGTGCGGCTGCAGTGGCATTCGAACGCGTGGCCGGATGACATCAGCCGCTCCAGCGCGTCCTGGTACAGCGCTCCGCGGGCGCTCTGACGGACCACCGGTCCGTCCGGTTCGAGCCCGAACGCCTGCAGCGCGGCGAGTTGCCGGTCGGCCGCGCCGGCGACCTCGCGCGGCGGGTCCAGGTCTTCGATCCGGACCAGCCATTCGCCTCCGGCGCGGCGCGCGAACAGCCAGCTGCCGAGCGCGGCCAGTAGGGAGCCCGCATGGAGGTCGCCAGTGGGCGACGGGGCGAACCGGCCGCGATGAACGATGCCGGCGGGGTGGTCGTTGGGGTCGGACGAGGGCACGTGGGCGGTGTGGCGGTCGCGACGCGGGTGCGGTTTGCCGATTCCGGCAGCCGCCGGTCATCTTGAATTCCCGCCGAGCCTGCCACACTTTCACTCCAATCGCGCATGGTGCGCGCAAGGGTAACGACATGTTCAAGCGCGTCGCGCTTTTCCTCGCAACCAACCTGGCCGTGATGGTGCTGCTGGGCATCGTCCTGAGCGTGCTGCAGGGCGTGTTCGGCGTGAGCCTGGGCAACAACGGCGCGTTGATCGTGATGGCTGCCCTGTTCGGTTTTGGCGGCTCCATGATCTCGCTGATGCTGTCCAAGTGGATGGCCAAGCGGTCCACCGGTGCCCACGTGATCGAGCAGCCGCGCAACGAGGCCGAGCAGTGGCTGGTCGACACCGTCCGCCGCCAGGCCGAGAACTCGGGGATCCGCATGCCCGAGGTCGCCATCTACGATGCGCCGGAGATCAACGCGTTCGCCACCGGCCCGAGCCGCAACAACTCGCTGGTGGCGGTCTCGACCGGGCTGTTGCGGGCGATGGACCGCGACGAGGCGGAGGCGGTGCTCGCCCATGAGGTGAGCCACGTCGCCAATGGCGACATGGTCACCATGGCGCTGATCCAGGGCGTGCTCAACACGTTCGTGATCGTGCTGGCGCGGGTGGTCGGCCGCGTGATCGACAGCTACATCAGTGGCAACCGCGAAGGCGGGCCGGGCTTCGGCTACTACATCATCGTGTTCGTGCTGGACATGGTGTTCGGCCTGTTCGCCAGCATGATCGCGATGTGGTTCTCGCGGCACCGGGAGTTCCGCGCCGACGCGGGCGGGGCCAGCCTGGCCGGTCGCGACAAGATGATCGCGGCGTTGCAGCGGCTGTCGAAGACCTACGGTGAGAGCACGCTGCCCAAGCAGGTCGCCGCGTTTGGCATCAGCGGTGCGGTCGGCCACGGCCTGCGCCGGCTGATGATGAGCCACCCGCCGCTGGAGGAGCGCATCTCCGCGCTGGGCCGGATGTCGGACTCGGTACGCACCGCGGCCTGACCGTCGCGGCGTCAACAGAAAGCCCGCCATCCGGCGGGCTTTTTTCTTGCCGGGCGTACTGCCTCAGCTGAAGTCGTAATCCATCTGCGGACCCGCCTGGGCGAGGAAGTGGCCCTGGGCGTAGTCGATCCCGGCGCCGAACAGGATCGTCATGCTGCTGGCATCCTGGACGAAGTTGGCGATCGTCTGCTTGCCCAGCTCGCGGGCCTTGCTGGCGATCTCGCGGATGCGCTCCTGGTGCTCGGGGGTGGTGGCCAGCTCTTCGGTAAAGGCGCGGTCGAGCTTGAGCATGTCCGCATTGAAGTGGCTCAGCAGCTGGAACGAGTTCAGGCCGCTGCCAAACTGCTCCAGGCCGACCCGGACGCCCAGCGCGGCGGCACGTTCCTGGAACGCCTGCGCCGCCTTGAGGTGGGTGAACACTTTCGACTCGGGCAGTTGCAGCACCAGCAGGTGGCCTTCGGCGCCGTGCTTGGCCAGCTGCTCGCGGATGTGCTGGAGCAGGCTGTCGTCCTGCAGCGACACCTCGTTGATGCGCACCAGCAGGGTGGTCCGGTGGCCGCCGCGCAGCCGCTCGCCGATGTCGGCGATGGCGCGACTCACCACCCAGCGATCGATCTCCCACAGGAGGCCGTGTTCCTCGGCAATCTGCAGGAAGGTCAGCGGCTGGACCAGTTCGCCGCCTTCGCCCTGCATGCGCAGGTAGGCGTCGTACATCTCGTCGGGCGCGCCGTGCAGGCCGATCAGCGGCTGGTAATGCATGACGAAGCCGTCGCCGTCGATGGCATCGCGGATACGGTTGACCCACGCCTCGACGCGTTCTTCCTCGGCGCGGTCGACCGCGCCCGGGTCGAAGATTTCGACCCGATTGCCGCCTACGCCTCCGGCCGACTGCACGCCATCGTGGGCCTTGGCCAGCACCGCCGTGACGCTGGCGATCTTCTGGCCGATCTGGACACCGCCGACGCTGGCGGTGGCATTGAGCGATCGGTCGTCGACTTCGAGCACCGCGGCGGCGAATGCCGCGCGCACGGCTTCGGCGAGGGCGACGGTGCCGTGGTAGTCGCTGCCGCGGCGCAGTACCGCGAACTGGTGCTCGGCGAAGCGCGCGGCGACGTCGTCCGGCCCCAGCGCACCCTGCAGGCGTCGCGCACAGGCGGCGATCAGATCGTCGGCTGCGTGCAGCCCCAAGTCCTGCAAAAGCTTGGCGTAGTGGTCGGGCTCGACCAGCAACAGGGCGTGGTGGCCGGCGTCGCGGGCGGCGTCGCTGACCGCATCCTCGAGCTGGCGCAGGAACGTCGAGCGGTTGAGTAGTCCGGTGACCTGGTCACGCTGGCGCAGCTCCTCCACCTCGCGGGCGAGCTCGGGGTCGAACTCCTGCCGGCGCAGGATCACCTGCTGGCAGGCCTCGCCTTCGTAACTGGCCGCCGCGAACTCCATCACCGCCGGGAAGCTCTCGCCATCCAGCGTACGCGCCTCCATCTCCAGTCGCGGCGGTGGGGCCTCGCCCTTGCTCAGCCGCTTGAGCAGCTGCTTGAAATCGTCGACGTGCTGCGGCGCGACCATGTCGAGCAGCGACATGCCTTCGATGTCCTCGAACGAGTCGAACCCGAACTGCTCCAGGTACGCGCTGTTGGCGCGGATGTGCATGCCCTCGTGGACATAGGCGATCGGGTCGCGCGAGGAGTCGATCAGGGCATCGCAGCGGCGCTCGGTCTCGCGCACCTGCGACTCGAGCTTGCGTAGTGCGCGGCGTGCTTCGAGCGCGGTCCATTCCTTGCGCACGACCGCCTCGACCTGGTCGATCCTGCGACGCAGGGCGATGCCGGCCACGCCGGCGGCGGTGGCGTTGAGCAGCAGGGTGTCGTCGACCGCGTCGGCCAGCAGGATCACCGGCAGGTCCTTGCCGGTGGCATCGATGCGCTGCATGACTGCGGCCAGCGGCAGGGTGCGGCAATCTTCGGCGGCAAGGACCAGCTCGACGGGCGGACCGGCCAGCAGGTCGTCCAGCGCCTGTTCGCTTTCGGGGCGGTTGGGCCGGACCGCGATGCCGGCATTGCGCAGTCCACTGACGATGGCTTCGGCCGCCTCCACGCTGTCGTCCACGATCAGCAGCCGCAACACCATGTCTTTCGCAGATTGCATAAGGTCTCCGTCCGGATTCGCGGGTGGGGCGGACGGCACAGGGCGGATGGCGGTCCGCGACGGAGCCGCCATGAACGTGTCCGCGACGGCAGCGTCGCCACGTGCATATGTAAGCATGTTCTCCCCCTTGCGTGCCGCCGGGTCGCGGTGGCACGCCTCGATTGCCGTGGCGTGTCCCCACCACCGGCTGCGCCGGAATGCGCTCCCACCCTACTGCTTATGACAGATTGCCGGGGCAGCGGTCCGTGACGCCCTTCAAGGGTTGCTACGTCAAGTGGGGCGGGAAACGGCCAGGCCCGTCACCTGAGCGGTCGTTTGCCGCTGTCACCGGCCACTTCACGGACCAGGCGCGGCACCAGGTAGCCGGACAGCCTGGCCGCCAGCCCGGCGTGGAGGGCGCGGGCGCGATCGTCGTCGACTTCGAAATGGGCGGCGCCCTGGACCCTGTCCAACTGGTGCAGGTAGTACGGCAGCACGCCGGCCTCGTAGCCACGCGTGGACAGGTCCGACAGGGCGTCGACCGAATCGTTGACCCCGCGCAGCAGGACCGCCTGGTTCAGCAGGGTCGCACCGGTGCCGCGCAGGCGCGCCATCGCGGCGTCCACGGCCGGGTCGAACTCGTTGGCGTGGTTGGCGTGCAGCACCACCGTCACCGGCCACGGCAGGTCGCCGATCCACGCCAGCAGCGCATCGTCAACCCGCTCGGGCAGCACCACCGGCAGCCGGGTGTGGATGCGGAACCGGCGCAGGTGGGTGGCGTCGGCCAGCGCGTCGGTCAGCTCGGCAAGCTTGGTGGTCGCCAGCGACAACGGGTCGCCGCCCGACAGGATGACCTCGTCAATGCTGGTGTCGGCGCGGATCAGACGGATCGCTTGCTGCCAATGGCCGGCCGCGGCGGTTTCCTCGGCGTACGGGAAGTGGCGCCGGAAGCAGTAGCGGCAATTGATCGCACAACTGCCGGTGGCGACCAGCAGGGCGCGGCCGCGGTACTTCTGGATCACCCCGTGGCCCGAACGTGCGGCGCCATCGCCGACCGCGTCCAGGCTGAAACCCGGCATCGGCCGCATCTCCGCGTCCAGTGGCAGGACCTGGCGCAACAGCGGATCGCCCGGGTCTCCGACGTGCATCCGGCCGACGAAGCCGCGCGGCACCCGCAATGGAAACTGGGCCAGCGCGGCGTCGGAAACCCCCAGACCAGCCGGGTCCAGCCGGAGGATGGCGAGCAGCTCCGCCGGGTCGCGCACCGCCTCGCGCCAGAGCTGTTGCCAGCGTGGCGAGGGCAGGGGGACTGGCTGCGGGCGGGCCGGGGCTGCGGGTATCATTCGGGTCCTGTGCTGCTTGCGCTCCGGTCGGAGCGGAGGCAGCCCGTCATTCTAGCCGCCCGCGACAGGCACCGGGCGGCACGGCACCGTCTCCACACATTCATCTACACCCAGGAGCTCCAGCATGGCCACTTACGGCATGAACGACGTCAAGAACGGGATGAAGATCCTGGTCAACAACGACCCGTGCATCATCACCGACACCGAGTACGTCAAGCCGGGCAAGGGTCAGGCGTTCACGCGCATGAAGTACCGCAGCATCAAGAGCGGCCGGGTGCAGGAAATCACCATGAAGGCGACCGACTCGGTCGAGGCCGCCGACGTCATCGATACCGACATGCAGTTCCTGTACGCCGACGGCGAGCACTGGCACTTCATGGACCCGACCAGCTTCGAGCAGGTCCAGGCAGACCGGAACGGCGTGGGCGACGCGGCCAAGTGGCTCAAGGGAGAGGAAGAGTGCGTAGTGACGCTGTGGAACGGCGTGCCGATCTTCGTCAATCCGCCGAACTTCGTCGAACTCAAGATCACCGAAACGGACCCGGGCGTGCGTGGTGACACCTCCGGTGGCGGCGGCAAGCCGGCGACGCTGGAGACCGGCGCGGTCGTGCGCGTGCCGCTGTTCGTCGGCCAGGACGAGGTGATCAAGGTCGACACGCGGTCCGGCGAGTACGTCAGCCGGGTCAAGTGATGGCGCCCTCCAACCCCCAGCCCTGCGACCTGCTGATCGAGGCGGGCTGGGTGGTGCCGGTCGAGCCGCACGGCGCGGTCCTCGACGACCACGCCGTGGCGGTGACCGACGGGGTCATCGTCGCGGTCCTGCCGACCGCCGAGGCGCGGGCGCGGTTCCAGCCGGCCCGCACGGTGTCGCGCCCGCAGTCGGCGCTGATCCCCGGTCTGGTCAACGCGCACACCCACAACCCGATGTCGCTGCTGCGCGGCGTGGCC
Protein-coding sequences here:
- the gluQRS gene encoding tRNA glutamyl-Q(34) synthetase GluQRS, which codes for MPSSDPNDHPAGIVHRGRFAPSPTGDLHAGSLLAALGSWLFARRAGGEWLVRIEDLDPPREVAGAADRQLAALQAFGLEPDGPVVRQSARGALYQDALERLMSSGHAFECHCSRTDLAANGGIHHQCVATRRRARPAVRFRVPAGSRVAFDDLVRGRQAQDVWATVGDFVLRRADGYWAYQLAVVVDDADQGITEVVRGADLLDSTGRQILLQRALGVTVPRHAHLPLVTGADGQKLSKSEEAWPVDPADPLPALRHAWASLGQDPAVLAEATSVAGLLACARAGFRPQSIGTRPVGPVVDIGRGALPS
- the htpX gene encoding protease HtpX, whose translation is MFKRVALFLATNLAVMVLLGIVLSVLQGVFGVSLGNNGALIVMAALFGFGGSMISLMLSKWMAKRSTGAHVIEQPRNEAEQWLVDTVRRQAENSGIRMPEVAIYDAPEINAFATGPSRNNSLVAVSTGLLRAMDRDEAEAVLAHEVSHVANGDMVTMALIQGVLNTFVIVLARVVGRVIDSYISGNREGGPGFGYYIIVFVLDMVFGLFASMIAMWFSRHREFRADAGGASLAGRDKMIAALQRLSKTYGESTLPKQVAAFGISGAVGHGLRRLMMSHPPLEERISALGRMSDSVRTAA
- a CDS encoding EAL domain-containing response regulator, with translation MQSAKDMVLRLLIVDDSVEAAEAIVSGLRNAGIAVRPNRPESEQALDDLLAGPPVELVLAAEDCRTLPLAAVMQRIDATGKDLPVILLADAVDDTLLLNATAAGVAGIALRRRIDQVEAVVRKEWTALEARRALRKLESQVRETERRCDALIDSSRDPIAYVHEGMHIRANSAYLEQFGFDSFEDIEGMSLLDMVAPQHVDDFKQLLKRLSKGEAPPPRLEMEARTLDGESFPAVMEFAAASYEGEACQQVILRRQEFDPELAREVEELRQRDQVTGLLNRSTFLRQLEDAVSDAARDAGHHALLLVEPDHYAKLLQDLGLHAADDLIAACARRLQGALGPDDVAARFAEHQFAVLRRGSDYHGTVALAEAVRAAFAAAVLEVDDRSLNATASVGGVQIGQKIASVTAVLAKAHDGVQSAGGVGGNRVEIFDPGAVDRAEEERVEAWVNRIRDAIDGDGFVMHYQPLIGLHGAPDEMYDAYLRMQGEGGELVQPLTFLQIAEEHGLLWEIDRWVVSRAIADIGERLRGGHRTTLLVRINEVSLQDDSLLQHIREQLAKHGAEGHLLVLQLPESKVFTHLKAAQAFQERAAALGVRVGLEQFGSGLNSFQLLSHFNADMLKLDRAFTEELATTPEHQERIREIASKARELGKQTIANFVQDASSMTILFGAGIDYAQGHFLAQAGPQMDYDFS
- the epmB gene encoding EF-P beta-lysylation protein EpmB — its product is MIPAAPARPQPVPLPSPRWQQLWREAVRDPAELLAILRLDPAGLGVSDAALAQFPLRVPRGFVGRMHVGDPGDPLLRQVLPLDAEMRPMPGFSLDAVGDGAARSGHGVIQKYRGRALLVATGSCAINCRYCFRRHFPYAEETAAAGHWQQAIRLIRADTSIDEVILSGGDPLSLATTKLAELTDALADATHLRRFRIHTRLPVVLPERVDDALLAWIGDLPWPVTVVLHANHANEFDPAVDAAMARLRGTGATLLNQAVLLRGVNDSVDALSDLSTRGYEAGVLPYYLHQLDRVQGAAHFEVDDDRARALHAGLAARLSGYLVPRLVREVAGDSGKRPLR
- the efp gene encoding elongation factor P, with amino-acid sequence MATYGMNDVKNGMKILVNNDPCIITDTEYVKPGKGQAFTRMKYRSIKSGRVQEITMKATDSVEAADVIDTDMQFLYADGEHWHFMDPTSFEQVQADRNGVGDAAKWLKGEEECVVTLWNGVPIFVNPPNFVELKITETDPGVRGDTSGGGGKPATLETGAVVRVPLFVGQDEVIKVDTRSGEYVSRVK